In Nostoc sp. GT001, a genomic segment contains:
- a CDS encoding hybrid sensor histidine kinase/response regulator: protein MNPDPSNQEQAFLAEAAELLQTIEQNLIGLLDEKTIEKVHALMRSAHTIKGSAASVGQETIQTIAHHLEDVFQALYAPELEIDPELGALLLDAYECLRTPLSAALMGLSCNEAEILDRTASIFAQLQHKLGDFFGREAPLPSSEELGFDVVESIFSGSVLQDLQQLETDIQSQDPQQIQTTLNSQAEFFVELAASYGLSGLEEIAQATLNALKAHPDKVLEIAQAALENFKAAQTAVLAGDRTQGGEISLQLREWTELTTPVPEPPGQPVAIAAPPTPTTTTENQPSPLLSASEAESIWSFFPKRTDNSVAKAPEVLEPISHSQDSVVVPSAIDRILQSIWIGDPQTSCRYSDSDRPASPPPAPSLQAQSSASLPSIRVAIEQLDRLSHTIGELLISENQQNLQSNHIQKAAQDTLLQFLYCQQQLSKVFTWSDRHLLLPERKQRHIHGSPRVISATEAQSNFDALEMDNYSELHILLQNLTEDMVQLGEQIEAVNGLVQQSRFSLGKRKQLLSGAQEDLLQARMVPLGTVLNRLPRLLQQMVATYHKPVELKLGGTKVLVDKAISEQLYDPLLHMIRNAFDHGIEPVETRRQQGKPETGTITIQAYHQGNRTTIEVRDDGRGLNWEAIRQRGIEKHLLTPEQAAYASEDQLAELLFEPGFSTAKQVGELSGRGIGLDVVRTQLQALQGSIVVRSLLGQGTTFILQLPLSLTTARLLVCQSQGITYGLLSEGVSQVLLPQPEQIQVQQSLHGQGSQKFWQWGEGQSQQLVPIRSLANLLDYKYPLFTQDHNLNLSPFPVKQRNTVEPLLLLETEHQYLCLQVDQILVEQELVIKSLGRVLTLPSYIQGYSVLGNGSLTLIVDPLELVRQTWETDMMPTSPASSLATKLLPAPEPVLTLEGQQTLTITQPQQQPMEVNTAVAQPNRLTVLVVEDSVVQRQSLVQTLQKADYQVLQAGDGREAIAQMLQHGDVDLVICDIEMPQMNGFEFLEHRRQDERLSGIPVVMLTTRSGQKHRQLALALGAKAYMTKPYSEQSFLAAIAELVNG from the coding sequence ATGAATCCCGATCCCAGTAATCAAGAGCAGGCTTTTCTTGCGGAAGCGGCAGAGTTATTGCAAACCATTGAGCAGAATTTGATCGGTCTACTTGATGAAAAAACAATAGAAAAAGTTCATGCCTTGATGCGAAGCGCCCATACTATCAAAGGGAGTGCTGCCAGTGTTGGGCAAGAAACTATTCAGACAATTGCCCATCATTTGGAAGATGTATTCCAAGCGTTATACGCTCCAGAATTAGAAATCGATCCAGAATTGGGTGCTTTGCTTCTAGATGCTTATGAGTGCCTGCGAACTCCATTGAGTGCAGCCTTGATGGGCTTATCCTGCAATGAGGCAGAAATACTCGATCGCACTGCCTCAATCTTTGCCCAACTCCAACATAAACTAGGCGACTTTTTTGGTCGTGAGGCTCCGCTTCCCAGTTCGGAAGAACTTGGCTTTGATGTCGTAGAGTCAATCTTTTCCGGGAGTGTACTCCAGGATTTGCAACAGCTGGAAACTGACATTCAAAGCCAAGATCCGCAACAAATTCAAACAACACTCAACTCCCAAGCAGAATTTTTTGTCGAACTAGCAGCATCTTATGGCTTATCTGGATTGGAAGAAATTGCCCAGGCGACCCTAAACGCGCTCAAAGCACATCCAGATAAAGTATTGGAAATCGCTCAGGCGGCTTTAGAAAATTTTAAAGCAGCTCAAACAGCAGTACTTGCAGGCGATCGCACTCAAGGGGGAGAGATATCTCTACAATTGCGAGAATGGACAGAACTAACTACTCCTGTCCCAGAACCGCCTGGGCAACCAGTTGCGATCGCTGCCCCACCCACACCAACGACTACAACTGAGAATCAGCCATCCCCTCTCCTCAGTGCCAGCGAAGCAGAATCAATTTGGTCGTTTTTCCCGAAGCGGACTGATAACTCCGTAGCGAAAGCACCAGAGGTACTGGAACCTATTTCTCATTCTCAGGATTCGGTAGTAGTTCCCTCTGCCATAGATCGGATTTTACAGTCAATCTGGATCGGAGATCCACAGACATCTTGCCGATACTCAGACTCAGATCGGCCAGCCTCTCCACCACCAGCGCCAAGCCTCCAGGCTCAATCATCGGCATCACTTCCCAGTATCCGAGTCGCGATCGAACAGCTCGATCGCCTCAGCCATACAATTGGGGAATTGCTAATCAGCGAAAACCAACAAAACCTGCAATCTAACCACATCCAGAAAGCAGCCCAAGACACTCTACTCCAGTTTTTGTACTGTCAACAACAACTTAGTAAAGTTTTTACTTGGTCGGATCGACATCTGCTGCTTCCCGAACGCAAGCAGCGACATATACATGGATCTCCACGAGTTATCTCTGCTACCGAGGCACAATCCAATTTTGATGCCTTAGAAATGGATAACTATAGCGAGTTGCACATTCTCCTGCAAAATCTGACAGAAGACATGGTGCAATTAGGAGAACAGATTGAGGCTGTTAATGGCTTAGTGCAGCAATCTCGCTTCAGTCTCGGAAAGCGCAAGCAACTGCTTTCAGGAGCGCAGGAAGATTTGCTGCAAGCCAGAATGGTTCCACTGGGAACAGTGTTGAATCGATTACCCCGCCTCCTGCAACAGATGGTAGCAACTTATCATAAGCCTGTTGAACTCAAGCTTGGCGGTACGAAGGTACTGGTGGATAAAGCCATTTCTGAGCAGTTGTACGATCCCTTGCTGCACATGATTCGCAATGCCTTCGATCATGGCATTGAACCGGTAGAAACCCGCCGCCAGCAGGGTAAACCAGAAACCGGAACAATTACAATTCAAGCCTATCATCAAGGCAACCGCACTACTATTGAGGTACGGGATGATGGTCGAGGCTTAAATTGGGAAGCCATTCGTCAACGAGGTATAGAAAAACACCTGCTGACTCCCGAACAAGCCGCCTACGCCTCAGAAGACCAACTGGCAGAGTTATTATTTGAACCAGGCTTTTCTACCGCCAAGCAGGTTGGTGAGTTATCTGGCCGTGGTATCGGCTTAGATGTGGTTCGCACTCAATTGCAAGCTTTACAAGGTTCGATTGTGGTGCGATCGCTTTTAGGGCAGGGAACCACCTTCATCCTGCAATTGCCCCTGAGCTTGACAACAGCACGCTTGCTCGTTTGTCAATCTCAAGGTATTACTTATGGCTTGCTGTCTGAAGGAGTTAGCCAGGTTTTATTACCGCAGCCAGAGCAGATTCAAGTCCAGCAATCTTTACATGGGCAAGGCAGCCAAAAATTCTGGCAGTGGGGAGAAGGGCAAAGTCAGCAACTAGTTCCCATCCGCTCACTTGCCAATTTGCTGGATTACAAATATCCTTTATTCACCCAAGACCACAATTTAAACCTAAGTCCTTTTCCAGTCAAACAACGGAACACCGTTGAACCTCTGCTGCTGTTGGAAACAGAGCATCAATATCTGTGTTTGCAAGTCGATCAAATTTTAGTCGAGCAGGAATTAGTAATTAAGTCCCTCGGTAGAGTCCTGACTTTACCTAGTTACATCCAAGGCTACAGCGTGTTGGGAAATGGTAGTCTTACCCTAATCGTTGACCCGTTGGAGTTAGTTCGGCAAACTTGGGAGACAGATATGATGCCAACTTCCCCGGCATCAAGTCTTGCAACTAAACTATTGCCCGCGCCTGAGCCTGTTCTGACTCTAGAGGGACAGCAAACCTTAACGATAACGCAACCACAGCAACAGCCGATGGAAGTCAATACAGCCGTTGCTCAACCTAACCGACTGACAGTTTTAGTGGTGGAAGATTCGGTTGTACAAAGGCAAAGTTTGGTGCAGACGCTCCAGAAAGCCGATTATCAAGTGTTGCAAGCAGGTGATGGTCGAGAGGCGATCGCGCAAATGCTGCAACACGGTGATGTTGATTTAGTGATTTGTGACATTGAAATGCCACAGATGAATGGATTTGAATTCTTAGAACACCGTCGCCAAGACGAGCGTTTGTCCGGGATTCCTGTGGTGATGCTGACTACCCGTAGCGGACAAAAGCACCGCCAATTAGCTTTAGCTCTAGGGGCGAAAGCTTACATGACCAAACCCTATTCCGAACAGAGCTTTCTAGCCGCGATCGCTGAATTGGTTAATGGGTAA
- a CDS encoding four helix bundle protein, with translation MERKKIEAFEDLKVWQKGIDLVKQIYLRTKEGELSRDFGLRDQLRRASVSIPTNIAEGFERYSRKEYLNFLNIAKGSAR, from the coding sequence ATGGAAAGGAAAAAAATTGAAGCTTTTGAGGATTTAAAAGTATGGCAAAAAGGTATTGACTTAGTTAAGCAAATATATTTGAGGACTAAGGAAGGTGAACTTAGTAGAGACTTTGGTTTAAGAGATCAGTTAAGACGTGCATCCGTATCAATACCTACAAATATTGCAGAAGGATTTGAACGATATTCTCGCAAAGAATACTTAAACTTTCTAAATATTGCTAAAGGGTCTGCTAGGTGA
- a CDS encoding chemotaxis protein CheW, which yields MLNTPFPFKRLSGAVTDRDSLRVVVFAIADYLFALPVGAVLKVMACPPIRSTVESGIGMVDLGAQTITIVDLRQKFIQQVQAQQPHQVPSAVDTSGRFLLLTQTRTGEICGIPVDKPPALIDIPLSAVRPVPWSYRQVAELSCVSHMAVLPVAPNEEPLKVLLFGMSQILANKLGLPGTTATLPPGLASGEQRQRFLRFSLSDGGSGLLPFHSLQDIIHLASQEISPAPALPSWILGFYNWQGQMLRVVDLEHLLGYAPLLKRQSRPEKPMVLVIELQNQVIGFLVAHVYDVEWQDLQQAQSAPTDFSPNKLLNFVQGILPGDRWILDTRAIAQTLQWQTH from the coding sequence ATGCTCAACACTCCCTTTCCGTTTAAGCGATTATCTGGCGCTGTAACCGATCGCGACTCCCTACGAGTCGTTGTTTTTGCGATCGCAGACTATTTATTTGCCCTGCCAGTTGGTGCAGTTCTCAAGGTGATGGCTTGTCCCCCGATTCGCAGTACAGTTGAAAGTGGTATCGGGATGGTTGATTTGGGAGCGCAAACCATCACAATTGTGGACTTGCGCCAAAAGTTCATTCAGCAAGTACAAGCCCAACAGCCGCATCAAGTTCCCTCTGCGGTTGACACTTCAGGGCGCTTCTTACTTCTGACTCAAACCCGGACTGGGGAAATTTGTGGCATTCCTGTAGACAAGCCCCCTGCCTTAATTGATATTCCTTTGTCAGCAGTGCGTCCGGTGCCGTGGTCTTATCGGCAAGTGGCGGAGTTAAGCTGTGTTAGCCACATGGCTGTTTTGCCTGTAGCACCGAACGAGGAACCACTGAAAGTACTTCTTTTTGGTATGAGCCAGATATTGGCTAATAAGTTGGGGTTGCCCGGAACAACCGCAACCTTGCCTCCTGGGCTGGCATCAGGCGAACAACGGCAAAGATTTCTCCGTTTTTCCTTGAGCGATGGAGGAAGTGGATTGCTACCATTCCACTCATTACAGGACATTATTCATCTCGCTAGCCAAGAAATTTCCCCAGCCCCGGCCTTACCAAGTTGGATTTTAGGTTTCTATAATTGGCAAGGACAGATGCTACGGGTGGTTGACTTGGAACATTTGCTTGGTTATGCGCCGCTTTTGAAACGGCAGTCACGACCAGAAAAGCCAATGGTTCTGGTTATCGAGTTGCAAAATCAGGTAATCGGGTTTTTGGTGGCTCATGTCTACGATGTAGAGTGGCAGGATTTACAGCAAGCACAATCGGCACCAACCGACTTTTCCCCAAACAAACTGCTAAATTTTGTTCAAGGTATTCTGCCAGGCGATCGCTGGATTTTAGACACCAGAGCGATCGCCCAAACATTGCAATGGCAAACCCACTGA
- a CDS encoding GAF domain-containing protein translates to MTIATLDPNSETQPVENEIQIEEILANVALIKAVFQSAKGPKVAQLQQKVSQIEAFVQALAKDSPKDNDENVRGAFQLQREQLAAIDRQMQQAKGQTALLEVTVTVLRDILNADRVLIYRFEEDNRSRAIAEAIQAGWTSLLNQSLPINLFVNKPDVSDGQNLLNNLTEVLELTPRQQQFWQRFQVQASLCLPLIVKQQPWGFLVIHHCLQPRLWQEAERSLLQQVGMMLTINLRWAEIVAPPAQHLSQPPQKADRSELLVPFQQVSQAVQAGVRIAELADEHLMSIQDTVAITNKQAAISW, encoded by the coding sequence GTGACGATCGCAACTTTAGATCCTAATTCTGAAACCCAGCCTGTTGAAAATGAAATCCAAATAGAAGAAATTTTAGCTAATGTGGCTCTAATCAAAGCAGTCTTTCAATCTGCTAAGGGGCCAAAGGTCGCTCAATTGCAGCAGAAGGTGAGTCAAATCGAAGCTTTTGTCCAAGCTTTGGCTAAGGATTCACCCAAGGACAACGATGAAAATGTTCGAGGGGCTTTTCAACTCCAGCGAGAACAACTTGCGGCCATCGATCGCCAAATGCAGCAGGCAAAAGGCCAAACTGCACTTTTGGAGGTTACAGTCACCGTCCTTCGAGATATTCTCAACGCCGATCGCGTTTTGATTTATCGTTTTGAAGAAGATAATCGCTCTCGTGCGATCGCTGAAGCTATACAAGCAGGTTGGACATCCTTGCTCAACCAATCCCTACCGATAAATTTGTTTGTTAATAAACCCGATGTTAGTGACGGACAAAACTTACTCAACAACCTAACTGAAGTATTAGAATTAACTCCCCGCCAACAGCAATTTTGGCAACGCTTTCAGGTGCAAGCTAGCCTCTGCTTACCCTTGATTGTCAAACAACAACCTTGGGGTTTTTTAGTTATTCATCATTGCCTCCAACCCCGACTATGGCAGGAAGCAGAGCGCAGTTTGCTACAACAAGTAGGAATGATGTTGACAATTAACTTGCGCTGGGCTGAAATAGTAGCTCCACCTGCTCAACATCTGTCACAGCCTCCCCAAAAGGCTGATCGCTCTGAGTTACTAGTGCCATTTCAGCAGGTGAGTCAAGCTGTACAAGCAGGAGTAAGAATCGCCGAGCTTGCTGACGAGCATTTAATGTCTATTCAAGATACTGTTGCTATTACTAATAAACAAGCTGCAATATCTTGGTGA
- a CDS encoding methyl-accepting chemotaxis protein produces MLLLINKLQYLGEFCQQASDFIRLVEGLSTKIQVLSLNTAIEATKANDQELGLLAAAEQVEILARQARDSTLNIEEWFQELQVAAADVASAIEPCDRQISAGLESIAQIQEQFKAIADIAAYTLKSIDL; encoded by the coding sequence TTGCTATTACTAATAAACAAGCTGCAATATCTTGGTGAATTTTGCCAGCAAGCTTCTGACTTTATTCGCCTTGTGGAAGGCTTGAGTACCAAAATTCAGGTTTTATCCCTGAATACAGCCATCGAAGCCACAAAAGCTAACGATCAAGAACTAGGTTTGTTAGCTGCTGCCGAACAGGTGGAAATTCTCGCCCGTCAAGCCCGCGATAGCACCCTAAATATAGAGGAATGGTTCCAAGAACTCCAAGTGGCAGCAGCAGACGTTGCTTCTGCGATCGAACCGTGCGATCGCCAAATCAGTGCGGGGCTGGAGTCAATCGCCCAAATTCAGGAGCAATTCAAAGCGATCGCCGACATCGCTGCTTATACCCTCAAATCAATAGACCTATGA
- a CDS encoding chemotaxis protein CheW, whose translation MSTDFVPQPQNDDRFLEEAIDLLLFLEQELPNYTKDSNPGTALALMEAASSLHSIAIAAELDAIAIVAAALEEIFQLLHQYRATVNAPIASLLSEGLDCLQMLLMAFLTASQIDEVEILERMSAIVAHLQAEFGDHQETNFETLIERSQECEKAGEQGVGSFPLPPAPCPLPPASCETSPQSGSLVYVDTEQLPINVGELANPKEYDEGDFHAWLGDFSLPTEASLVKSVRDRHPLSLQESISTIVATSIPTATPINIQHLEQLNALVATLLTTYNQQACQEEQQQHTIGRLLRQVKRLQHLLDNLQEWSGRLAAISDTLSPLAASRSQQLYSTLQSVLAEASQVASTVDSLNNNHHQLKQELIQQEKLLKHSANLVKKVTTIPLKVALEPLHRLWSQLQALQDKSARLHLQVSDIQVNRAFSDRLHALLLHISCYLLEQSIESGQTRQQLGKNSNGIIEIQVYQQGNQLIIDGCDDGAGLNLSQIYQQALAQGLALTKPGDILQELVIEPEVSSVLCDRAALELGVELTEVCKQLTAIQGRIVLKSKAGHGTAFSLQIPLDQKIAQLIVCQANSRVYAFIADSVEQICLSQSEQIIQTQAGRMLFLQSSSTSGFLGCDREDLTTEMLVPIHLLTDVLIFPNQLPTSVTTYNTDTLNAFKQDKPLLVFRYLDKRCALEVDCIIGKQSAAIHPLGEAIPVAAYIQGTSILANGQLSLVLDGHLLTKSLT comes from the coding sequence ATGAGTACCGATTTTGTCCCCCAACCGCAGAACGACGATCGCTTCCTAGAAGAAGCGATCGATTTGTTACTGTTCTTGGAGCAGGAGTTGCCTAACTATACAAAAGACAGTAACCCTGGTACAGCTTTGGCTCTCATGGAAGCTGCTAGCTCTCTGCATTCGATTGCCATAGCAGCTGAGTTAGATGCCATTGCTATAGTTGCGGCTGCACTAGAAGAGATTTTTCAGCTTCTACATCAGTATCGGGCAACTGTCAACGCCCCGATCGCCTCCCTGTTGTCGGAAGGATTAGATTGTCTACAGATGCTATTGATGGCATTTTTAACAGCCTCGCAAATTGACGAAGTAGAAATTCTGGAGCGGATGTCTGCCATTGTTGCTCATCTACAAGCAGAGTTTGGCGATCACCAGGAAACAAACTTTGAGACATTGATAGAGCGATCGCAAGAATGTGAAAAAGCAGGCGAACAGGGAGTAGGGAGCTTTCCCCTGCCCCCTGCCCCCTGCCCCCTGCCCCCTGCCTCTTGTGAAACTAGCCCCCAGTCTGGCAGCCTTGTTTACGTAGATACCGAGCAGCTTCCCATCAATGTAGGGGAACTAGCAAATCCGAAGGAGTATGATGAAGGAGATTTTCATGCTTGGTTGGGGGATTTTTCCTTACCTACTGAAGCATCCCTAGTTAAATCTGTTCGCGATCGCCATCCACTCTCTTTACAAGAATCCATTTCTACCATTGTTGCAACAAGTATTCCAACCGCCACACCGATCAATATTCAGCATCTCGAACAACTAAATGCGCTAGTTGCAACATTATTAACTACATATAATCAGCAAGCCTGTCAGGAAGAACAACAACAACATACGATCGGGCGGTTGCTCCGACAAGTTAAACGATTACAACACCTGCTGGATAATCTACAGGAATGGTCAGGACGTTTAGCAGCAATTTCAGATACCCTTTCTCCTCTAGCTGCTTCTCGCTCTCAGCAATTATACAGTACTCTGCAATCTGTTTTGGCTGAAGCGTCTCAGGTGGCATCAACTGTTGATTCGCTGAATAACAATCATCATCAACTCAAACAAGAACTTATACAGCAGGAAAAGTTACTTAAGCATTCTGCCAATTTAGTCAAAAAAGTTACAACTATTCCTTTAAAAGTAGCCTTAGAACCGTTGCATCGGCTTTGGTCTCAGTTACAAGCTCTACAAGATAAGTCTGCTAGACTACATTTACAAGTTAGCGATATCCAAGTCAATCGGGCATTTAGCGATCGCCTCCATGCTCTCCTGTTACATATAAGTTGCTATTTACTAGAGCAAAGTATTGAGTCTGGCCAAACACGCCAACAGCTAGGTAAAAATAGCAACGGTATTATTGAAATTCAAGTTTACCAGCAAGGAAATCAACTGATTATTGATGGCTGTGATGATGGCGCAGGACTTAACTTATCTCAAATCTATCAACAAGCTTTAGCCCAAGGACTCGCCCTGACAAAACCAGGGGATATCTTACAAGAACTGGTAATTGAACCAGAGGTTTCATCTGTTTTATGCGATCGCGCTGCCTTAGAGTTAGGAGTAGAATTAACTGAAGTTTGCAAGCAATTAACAGCTATTCAGGGAAGAATAGTATTGAAGTCTAAAGCTGGACATGGTACAGCTTTCTCGCTCCAAATTCCCCTCGATCAAAAAATTGCTCAACTTATCGTCTGTCAAGCTAACTCCAGAGTCTATGCATTTATTGCCGATTCTGTAGAGCAGATTTGTCTATCCCAGTCCGAACAAATTATCCAAACTCAAGCGGGACGGATGTTATTTTTGCAGTCTTCTAGCACCAGTGGCTTCCTTGGTTGCGATCGTGAGGATTTAACAACAGAAATGCTCGTCCCTATCCACTTATTGACTGATGTGCTGATTTTTCCTAACCAGCTTCCTACCTCAGTTACTACTTACAACACAGATACACTAAATGCTTTCAAGCAGGATAAGCCTTTATTAGTATTTCGTTACTTAGACAAACGATGTGCTTTAGAAGTAGATTGCATCATCGGCAAGCAATCCGCTGCGATCCATCCTTTGGGGGAAGCAATCCCAGTTGCTGCCTATATCCAAGGAACTAGCATTCTTGCCAATGGGCAACTTAGCCTGGTTTTAGATGGTCATCTTCTCACAAAATCTCTAACTTGA
- a CDS encoding MOSC domain-containing protein has translation MKLISVNVGLPREVTWKGKTVSTGIFKEPVSDRVMVRVLNLDGDGQADLTVHGGVDKAVYVYPFEHYDYWRNELPDTELPLGIFGENLTIAGLREEDVNIGDRFRIGTVKLMVTQPRLPCYKLGIRFGRPDMVKRFLASRRTGFYFRVLQEGEVGAGDTLELVSRDDNNITVANITQLYTREQNNPELLHQAAQLEALPESWRDYFQEQSRRQDVK, from the coding sequence ATGAAACTTATTTCTGTAAACGTGGGACTACCGCGTGAAGTTACCTGGAAAGGGAAAACAGTTAGCACTGGAATTTTCAAAGAGCCAGTTAGCGATCGCGTCATGGTGCGCGTACTCAATTTAGACGGTGATGGACAAGCCGATCTCACCGTTCATGGCGGAGTAGATAAAGCAGTTTATGTATACCCATTCGAGCATTACGATTATTGGCGAAATGAATTGCCTGACACAGAGTTACCGCTAGGCATCTTTGGTGAAAATTTAACGATCGCTGGACTCAGAGAAGAAGACGTGAATATTGGCGATCGCTTTCGTATCGGCACTGTAAAACTGATGGTGACACAACCTCGCCTACCCTGCTACAAACTGGGCATTCGGTTTGGACGACCTGATATGGTAAAACGGTTTCTCGCAAGTCGCCGCACCGGATTTTACTTTCGTGTTTTGCAAGAGGGCGAAGTTGGAGCCGGAGACACTTTAGAATTGGTGAGCCGGGATGACAATAATATTACTGTTGCTAATATCACTCAGCTTTATACTCGTGAGCAGAACAATCCAGAGTTACTTCACCAAGCTGCTCAACTTGAAGCCTTACCCGAAAGCTGGCGCGACTACTTTCAGGAGCAAAGTCGTCGTCAGGATGTGAAATAA
- a CDS encoding tetratricopeptide repeat protein, with protein MDWITLLRSLQSDFIKRLASGCLLHCETEGQYSELTIIYGERLKALREFCWQMAEKYKRVLPVRDVFLSYLKGKLGEEVVKERLADFITEVDYEKRFGGDGNIDFTLTSDPSIGIEVKSRHGRIDRVRWSISSEEVEKNAVVVCILIQEDVSEAQSEYHLFLAGFLPTRMIKLKTGKISFGIEQLLYGGGLWCYLEQLQSSINNSSRQQPSIYKYLPKQEILSKPTNHQVLKSSFQPEYHNEDLNIFYVKLGDECFQKGEYINAITNYNQALQLNQSDIDVLYYKRGLAHYQIGDYEAAIADYSQAIQINLHDAKSYNKRGLALYQLGRLEEAINDYTQAIRINPNVAVTYKNRAEARSHVGDNQGAIEDYTQAIKINPHYADAYKNRGITRYLLGSQAGFPQAIKINPQDAIAYKKRGNARSDLGDFEGAIEDYTQAIQINPSYADAYYNRGNARSDLGDFEGAIEDYTQAIQINPSYADAYYNRGNIRLEIADKQGAIEDFQKAADIYRKEGKLEALKDTREIILDLEIEESLDILNF; from the coding sequence ATGGACTGGATTACACTACTGCGATCGCTACAGTCTGATTTTATTAAAAGGTTAGCATCTGGTTGTCTGCTTCATTGTGAAACAGAAGGTCAATATAGTGAATTAACTATAATTTATGGAGAGAGATTAAAGGCACTACGGGAGTTTTGCTGGCAGATGGCTGAAAAATATAAGCGTGTTTTACCAGTGCGTGATGTTTTTCTTAGCTATCTCAAAGGGAAGTTGGGTGAAGAAGTTGTCAAAGAACGTTTAGCTGATTTTATTACCGAAGTCGATTATGAAAAGCGATTTGGCGGCGATGGTAATATAGATTTTACGTTGACTTCTGACCCATCTATTGGTATCGAAGTTAAATCTCGTCATGGTCGCATTGACAGAGTTAGATGGTCAATTAGTTCTGAAGAAGTTGAAAAAAATGCAGTTGTAGTTTGCATTTTAATTCAAGAAGATGTGAGTGAAGCACAATCGGAGTATCACCTTTTTTTGGCTGGCTTTCTCCCAACCCGGATGATTAAGTTGAAGACTGGTAAAATTTCTTTTGGGATAGAACAATTACTATATGGTGGTGGTTTATGGTGCTATCTAGAACAGTTACAATCTTCTATAAATAATTCTTCTCGGCAACAACCATCTATTTATAAATATCTCCCGAAACAAGAAATTCTATCTAAGCCAACTAATCATCAGGTACTCAAATCTTCTTTTCAACCTGAATATCATAATGAAGATTTAAATATATTTTATGTAAAGCTGGGTGATGAATGCTTTCAAAAAGGAGAATATATAAATGCAATTACTAACTATAATCAAGCACTACAACTTAATCAAAGCGATATTGACGTTTTATATTATAAACGAGGTTTAGCTCACTATCAAATAGGAGATTACGAAGCTGCGATCGCAGATTATTCTCAGGCAATCCAAATAAACCTTCATGATGCTAAATCTTACAATAAAAGAGGTTTAGCTCTCTATCAACTTGGGCGATTAGAGGAAGCAATTAATGATTATACTCAAGCTATTAGAATAAATCCTAATGTTGCCGTAACCTATAAAAATCGTGCTGAAGCTCGTTCTCATGTTGGAGATAACCAAGGAGCAATTGAGGATTATACCCAGGCGATTAAAATTAATCCTCATTATGCTGATGCTTATAAAAACCGTGGGATTACTCGTTATTTATTAGGCTCTCAGGCAGGATTTCCTCAAGCAATCAAGATTAATCCTCAAGATGCAATAGCCTATAAAAAACGCGGTAATGCTCGTTCAGATTTAGGAGACTTTGAGGGTGCAATTGAAGATTATACTCAGGCAATCCAGATTAATCCTAGTTATGCTGATGCTTATTACAACCGTGGTAATGCTCGTTCAGATTTAGGAGACTTTGAGGGCGCAATTGAAGATTATACTCAGGCAATCCAGATTAATCCTAGTTATGCTGATGCTTATTATAATCGTGGCAATATTCGTTTAGAAATTGCAGATAAACAGGGAGCAATTGAAGATTTTCAAAAAGCGGCAGATATTTATCGTAAAGAAGGTAAGCTTGAAGCACTCAAGGATACACGAGAAATAATATTAGATTTAGAAATAGAAGAATCATTAGATATTTTAAACTTCTAA
- a CDS encoding ISAs1 family transposase has product MNLIEAIQGVPDYRHARGIRHRLWIILTIVLLGSCTGYWGYKPLAEFTKNHRLSLIKLLDLSPDIQFPSASTFRNIMMSIDFQILAELFNVWAEKSLPINFKELFAIDGKCIKSTVTGGNQSYQNFVSIVSVYSHQQGWVIRHQAMENNKNSEISVVEELIKKLYGHHIVITADALHCQKKLLS; this is encoded by the coding sequence ATGAATTTAATCGAAGCAATCCAAGGGGTTCCCGATTATCGACATGCTAGAGGTATTAGACATAGACTTTGGATAATACTAACTATAGTTTTGTTAGGTAGTTGTACAGGATATTGGGGGTATAAACCTTTAGCTGAGTTCACAAAAAATCATCGATTATCTCTAATCAAATTATTAGATTTATCTCCAGATATTCAATTTCCGTCAGCATCAACATTCAGAAATATTATGATGTCAATTGATTTTCAGATATTAGCTGAACTGTTTAACGTCTGGGCAGAAAAGAGTTTGCCAATTAATTTCAAAGAATTATTTGCCATCGATGGGAAATGTATTAAAAGTACTGTAACCGGGGGAAATCAATCCTATCAAAACTTTGTGAGTATCGTTTCAGTTTATAGTCATCAGCAAGGATGGGTAATCAGACATCAAGCTATGGAAAATAACAAAAACAGTGAGATTAGTGTGGTAGAAGAGCTAATTAAAAAGCTTTATGGGCATCATATCGTGATTACAGCCGATGCACTACATTGCCAAAAAAAACTGTTGAGCTGA